In one window of Acidobacteriota bacterium DNA:
- a CDS encoding glycosyltransferase family 4 protein yields MKIAFIVQRYGTEILGGSEYHCRLIAERLAARHQVEVLTTCARDYITWKNEYPEGTDRVRGVTIRRFPNAETRDIRSFNQYSDWIFNYPHTRDDELAWLRRQGPWCPALVEHLEAHHRQYDILIFFTYLYAPTVLGLAVAPERSILVPTAHDEPAIRLGIYGEMFALPAGIAFNTEVERRFLVSTFPIRAHAQETVGCGVDLPPQAGRSGDDEAAEEIDSGRFKTGPRGSLFRRRHKLHGPVALYGGRIDPGKGCEELIEYFSSYAGAGGDATLALMGAKLMPIPEEPFIRFAGLLPEHERLQALEAATVVIVPSPLESLSLLALEAFAVGTPILANARSEVVVEHCRASNAGLFYADRDEFVEALKLLVADDRLRAAMGRNGLHYVRQHYRWDVILNKYDRLMAAVRPA; encoded by the coding sequence GTGAAGATCGCCTTCATCGTGCAACGGTACGGCACGGAGATTCTCGGGGGATCCGAGTACCACTGCCGGTTGATCGCCGAGCGGCTCGCTGCCCGCCACCAGGTCGAGGTCCTCACCACCTGTGCCCGCGACTACATCACCTGGAAGAACGAGTACCCCGAGGGCACCGACCGGGTCCGCGGCGTCACCATCCGCCGTTTCCCCAACGCGGAGACGCGCGACATCCGGTCGTTCAACCAGTATTCCGACTGGATCTTCAACTACCCGCACACGCGAGACGACGAGCTGGCCTGGCTGCGCCGGCAGGGGCCGTGGTGCCCGGCGCTCGTCGAGCACCTCGAGGCGCACCACCGGCAATACGACATCCTCATCTTCTTCACGTATCTCTACGCGCCGACGGTGCTCGGGCTGGCGGTCGCGCCGGAGCGGAGCATCCTCGTGCCGACCGCGCACGACGAGCCCGCCATCCGGCTCGGCATCTACGGCGAGATGTTCGCGCTGCCGGCCGGGATCGCCTTCAATACGGAGGTCGAGCGCCGCTTCCTGGTGTCGACGTTCCCGATTCGCGCGCACGCCCAGGAGACCGTGGGCTGCGGCGTCGACCTGCCGCCGCAGGCCGGACGCTCCGGCGACGACGAGGCTGCCGAGGAGATCGACTCGGGCCGGTTCAAGACGGGGCCGCGCGGGTCGCTGTTCCGCCGGCGACACAAGCTGCACGGTCCGGTCGCGCTGTACGGCGGGCGCATCGACCCGGGCAAGGGTTGCGAGGAGCTGATCGAGTACTTCAGCAGTTACGCCGGGGCGGGAGGCGACGCGACGCTGGCCCTGATGGGTGCCAAGCTGATGCCGATCCCCGAGGAGCCGTTCATCAGGTTCGCCGGCCTGCTGCCCGAGCACGAGCGCCTGCAGGCCCTCGAGGCCGCAACGGTCGTGATCGTTCCGTCGCCGCTCGAGAGCCTGTCGCTGCTGGCGCTCGAGGCGTTCGCCGTGGGCACGCCCATCCTGGCCAACGCGCGCAGCGAGGTCGTCGTCGAGCACTGCCGGGCGAGCAATGCGGGGCTGTTCTACGCGGACCGCGACGAGTTCGTCGAAGCGCTGAAGCTGCTCGTGGCCGACGACCGCCTACGCGCCGCCATGGGGCGCAACGGTCTTCACTACGTGCGCCAGCACTATCGCTGGGACGTGATCCTCAACAAGTACGATCGCCTGATGGCCGCGGTCCGACCGGCGTAG